A stretch of Streptomyces vietnamensis DNA encodes these proteins:
- a CDS encoding FAD-dependent oxidoreductase, producing MVVVGGGTAGARLAQRLPVTLLGEEPHAPYNRVLLADVLAGRYAPEVIALPGTREPVRLGVRAVRIDRAARTVECADGSLVGYDRLVLATGSNPVLPPLRGLRGAALPAGVHPFRTLDDCLSLRALVRPGVRAVVIGGGLLGVSAARALAALGADVVLTQQGERLMERQLDAQASALLRSHVEALGVEVHTECRVSGLRQRDGAVTAVELADGYVLDTQVVVLACGVRPRVALAREAGLSVATGIVVDDELRTSDPHIHAIGDCAEHGGRVYGLAGPALEQADVLADVLLAETPAPARTGALTGASAEARAGTRDGALGDAPAPARTRDGAHPRVGNRPAGAGRVGTRDGAPGRAPALRTDPHHEDAAHPVRAQAREPLAPAGRGSAVPTLPQALGFARAGGTPLAPAERMPTAGGAQPTAATPAPAPAEAQPASAGSAPAARYTGTRALTRLTLGGARPLDLAAFGEVTAQPGDDVVQLADATRAAYRKVVVRGDRLVGGVLLGDLAAVGALARAWEGDEALPDAAPLLHLLTHDGGSS from the coding sequence ATCGTGGTGGTCGGGGGCGGAACGGCGGGCGCCCGGCTCGCCCAGCGCCTGCCCGTCACCCTCCTCGGCGAGGAACCGCACGCCCCCTACAACAGGGTGCTGCTCGCCGACGTCCTCGCCGGACGGTACGCCCCCGAGGTCATCGCCCTGCCCGGAACCCGGGAGCCGGTACGGCTCGGGGTCCGGGCGGTACGGATCGACCGGGCGGCCCGGACGGTCGAGTGCGCGGACGGCTCGCTGGTCGGGTACGACCGCCTGGTCCTGGCGACGGGCTCGAACCCGGTCCTCCCACCGCTGCGGGGCCTGCGGGGCGCGGCGCTCCCGGCCGGCGTCCACCCCTTCCGTACGCTCGACGACTGCCTGTCGCTGCGCGCGCTCGTACGGCCCGGGGTGCGGGCCGTCGTCATCGGCGGCGGGCTCCTCGGCGTCTCGGCCGCGCGGGCCCTCGCGGCGCTCGGCGCGGACGTGGTCCTGACCCAGCAGGGCGAGCGCCTCATGGAACGCCAACTCGACGCCCAGGCCTCCGCCCTGCTGCGCTCGCACGTCGAGGCGCTGGGGGTCGAGGTGCACACCGAGTGCCGGGTGAGCGGCCTGCGGCAGCGGGACGGGGCGGTCACGGCGGTCGAACTCGCCGACGGTTACGTCCTCGACACCCAGGTCGTGGTCCTGGCGTGCGGGGTCCGCCCCCGGGTGGCCCTGGCGAGGGAGGCGGGCCTGTCCGTCGCGACGGGCATCGTGGTCGACGACGAGCTCCGCACCTCGGACCCGCACATCCACGCGATCGGCGACTGCGCGGAGCACGGGGGGCGCGTGTACGGCCTGGCGGGCCCGGCACTGGAACAGGCGGACGTCCTGGCGGACGTACTACTCGCGGAAACACCCGCGCCTGCCCGCACGGGCGCCCTGACCGGCGCCTCCGCCGAAGCCCGCGCGGGCACACGGGACGGCGCTCTTGGGGACGCCCCCGCGCCCGCGCGCACGCGGGACGGCGCCCACCCCCGTGTGGGCAATCGTCCCGCTGGGGCGGGACGGGTGGGCACACGGGACGGCGCGCCTGGCCGCGCCCCCGCCCTCCGCACCGACCCGCACCACGAGGACGCCGCGCATCCGGTGCGGGCCCAGGCCCGGGAGCCTCTGGCGCCGGCAGGGCGCGGGTCCGCTGTGCCCACCCTCCCCCAAGCGCTCGGCTTCGCTCGAGCAGGGGGGACCCCCCTCGCCCCGGCGGAACGCATGCCCACAGCGGGCGGGGCGCAGCCCACAGCGGCGACACCCGCGCCAGCGCCAGCCGAGGCGCAGCCCGCATCGGCCGGAAGCGCACCCGCCGCGCGCTACACCGGCACCCGCGCCCTCACCCGCCTCACGCTCGGAGGGGCGCGGCCCCTCGACCTCGCCGCGTTCGGTGAAGTCACCGCCCAGCCGGGCGACGACGTCGTCCAGCTCGCCGACGCCACGCGCGCCGCCTACCGGAAGGTCGTCGTCCGCGGGGACCGGCTCGTCGGGGGCGTCCTCCTCGGCGACCTCGCCGCGGTCGGCGCGCTCGCAAGGGCCTGGGAGGGCGACGAGGCCCTGCCCGACGCGGCCCCCCTGCTCCACCTGCTCACCCACGACGGAGGCTCCTCATGA